Proteins encoded in a region of the Haloglomus salinum genome:
- the hflX gene encoding GTPase HflX, producing MTGAHQGTAVVAKRVDAGEADTAEFRDLARAAGYEVAAEVTQTRKEDPALCLGEGKAEELAAVVRATDATTVLFDNRLGPYQTFNLGNLLPEGVELVDRFRLILKIFGQRAATKKAQLQVELAELRYELPRAEAKASLAQRDERPGFMGLGEYDESREQDIKRQIAEISDELESIEETEAHRREQRRESGFDLVALAGYTNAGKSTLLRRLADELDIDENADRHPDLDTTAESEDRLFTTLGTTTRRADMGKRDVLVTDTVGFISDLPHWLVESFKSTLSEVYRADLVLLVVDVSDPIEEIREKLVTSHDTLYERNEAPIVTVLNKVDKVPEEEVERKREALSALAPSPIAVSALEGDGIAELRDRVDDELPPFERERLVLPMCDDAMSLVSWVHDHAHVNDVDYGEQVVVDFEARPSVIERSRARASDVAATAEH from the coding sequence GTGACTGGCGCACACCAGGGAACGGCGGTCGTCGCGAAGCGGGTCGACGCGGGTGAGGCCGACACGGCCGAGTTCCGCGACCTCGCCCGGGCCGCGGGCTACGAGGTGGCCGCGGAGGTCACCCAGACCCGAAAGGAGGACCCGGCGCTCTGTCTCGGCGAGGGGAAGGCCGAGGAACTGGCCGCGGTCGTCCGGGCGACCGACGCGACGACGGTACTGTTCGACAACCGGCTGGGCCCGTACCAGACGTTCAACCTCGGCAATCTCCTGCCGGAGGGCGTCGAGCTGGTCGACCGCTTCCGGCTCATCCTGAAGATCTTCGGCCAGCGCGCCGCGACCAAGAAGGCCCAGCTCCAGGTCGAGCTAGCCGAACTCCGGTACGAGCTCCCGCGCGCGGAGGCGAAGGCCTCGCTCGCCCAGCGCGACGAGCGCCCCGGGTTCATGGGGCTGGGCGAGTACGACGAGTCCCGCGAGCAGGACATCAAGCGACAGATCGCCGAGATAAGCGACGAACTCGAGTCAATCGAGGAGACCGAGGCGCACCGTCGCGAGCAGCGCCGCGAATCCGGCTTCGACCTCGTCGCGCTGGCGGGCTACACGAACGCCGGGAAGTCGACCCTGCTACGGCGGCTCGCGGACGAACTCGACATCGACGAGAACGCCGACCGCCACCCCGACCTCGACACGACGGCCGAATCCGAGGACCGGCTGTTCACCACCCTCGGGACGACCACCCGGCGCGCGGACATGGGCAAGCGCGACGTGCTCGTCACGGACACCGTCGGGTTCATCTCCGACCTCCCGCACTGGCTCGTGGAGTCGTTCAAGTCGACGCTCTCGGAGGTGTACCGGGCGGACCTCGTGTTGCTGGTCGTCGATGTCTCGGACCCCATCGAGGAGATCCGCGAGAAGCTCGTCACCAGCCACGACACGCTGTACGAGCGCAACGAAGCCCCCATCGTCACCGTCCTCAACAAGGTCGACAAGGTCCCCGAGGAGGAGGTCGAGCGCAAACGCGAGGCCCTCTCAGCGCTCGCGCCCAGCCCCATCGCCGTGAGCGCCCTGGAGGGCGACGGCATCGCCGAGTTGCGCGACCGCGTGGACGACGAGCTCCCGCCGTTCGAGCGTGAGCGGCTCGTCCTCCCGATGTGCGACGACGCGATGAGCCTCGTCTCGTGGGTCCACGACCACGCGCACGTCAACGACGTGGACTACGGCGAGCAGGTCGTCGTCGACTTCGAGGCCCGACCCAGCGTCATCGAGCGCTCGCGGGCGCGAGCCTCGGACGTGGCCGCGACGGCCGAGCACTGA
- a CDS encoding NAD(P)H-hydrate dehydratase: MLTAQDVAVLDANTEALGVPRKQLMESSGNAVARAVRDLADPGTTVAIVAGRGNNGGDALVAARFLDDYDATVHLLGRASAIGTDIARENWDALVAADYDVREVTDSTALELGDPDLVVDAMLGTGVSGELREPEATAARRMSESDATVLSVDVPSGVDPDGEAHAANAVTADHVVTFHDTKPGLQEVDADVRVEPIGIPAAAETFVGPGDLLRLGRDPASHKGDNGEVLVVGGGPYTGAPALSAQAALRAGADLVRVVCPSEVARELQGYSENLIVRSFHGECLTPTHLDTVRELAEGHDTVVLGPGLGDAAETLSAAEQLLSTLEGTVVVDADALQVVPEVETRADLLCTPHQGELRKMGGETADDPAERAQLVEAFAAELGHTLLVKGAHDIVSDGERTRRNRTGNPGMTVGGTGDVLAGACGALVSVLDTHDAASLAAFANGRAGDIAVEEYGHGLVATDLVDVLPRAMHRPDEDIAGGA, from the coding sequence ATGCTCACGGCACAGGATGTCGCCGTCCTCGACGCGAACACCGAGGCCCTCGGCGTCCCTCGCAAGCAGTTGATGGAGTCGTCGGGCAACGCCGTCGCCCGGGCGGTCCGTGACCTCGCAGACCCCGGTACGACGGTCGCTATCGTCGCCGGCCGCGGCAACAACGGCGGGGATGCGCTCGTCGCGGCGCGCTTCCTCGACGACTACGATGCGACCGTCCACCTCCTCGGCCGCGCGTCGGCCATCGGGACCGACATCGCCCGCGAGAACTGGGACGCGCTCGTCGCGGCCGACTACGACGTCCGCGAGGTGACCGATTCGACCGCGCTCGAACTGGGCGACCCGGACCTCGTCGTGGACGCGATGCTCGGGACCGGTGTCTCGGGCGAGTTGCGCGAACCCGAGGCCACGGCCGCCCGGCGGATGTCCGAGAGCGACGCGACGGTCCTCTCGGTCGACGTCCCCTCCGGTGTCGACCCGGACGGGGAAGCCCACGCCGCGAACGCGGTCACGGCCGACCACGTCGTCACCTTCCACGACACGAAGCCCGGCCTGCAGGAGGTCGACGCGGACGTTCGCGTCGAGCCCATCGGCATCCCGGCGGCGGCCGAGACGTTCGTCGGGCCGGGTGACCTCCTGCGCCTCGGCCGCGACCCGGCGAGCCACAAGGGCGACAACGGCGAGGTGCTGGTCGTCGGTGGCGGGCCGTACACGGGCGCGCCCGCGCTGTCGGCCCAGGCCGCGCTCCGGGCTGGGGCCGACCTCGTCCGGGTCGTCTGTCCGAGCGAGGTGGCACGAGAACTGCAGGGCTACAGCGAGAACCTCATCGTCCGGTCGTTCCACGGCGAGTGCCTGACACCTACGCACCTCGACACCGTTCGGGAACTCGCCGAGGGACACGACACCGTCGTCCTCGGGCCCGGGCTGGGCGACGCCGCGGAGACGCTGAGCGCGGCCGAACAGCTCCTGTCCACGCTCGAGGGAACCGTCGTCGTCGACGCCGACGCGCTGCAGGTCGTCCCCGAGGTGGAGACGCGCGCGGACCTGCTCTGTACGCCGCATCAGGGCGAACTGCGGAAGATGGGCGGCGAGACGGCCGACGACCCTGCCGAGCGTGCCCAGCTGGTCGAGGCGTTCGCCGCCGAGCTGGGGCACACGCTGCTGGTGAAGGGGGCCCACGATATCGTCAGCGACGGCGAGCGCACGCGGCGCAACCGCACTGGGAATCCCGGGATGACCGTCGGCGGGACGGGCGACGTGCTCGCGGGCGCCTGCGGCGCGCTCGTTTCCGTCCTCGACACGCACGATGCCGCGTCCCTGGCCGCGTTCGCGAACGGGCGCGCCGGCGACATCGCCGTCGAGGAGTACGGCCACGGCCTCGTCGCGACGGACCTCGTCGACGTACTCCCGCGGGCGATGCACCGCCCGGACGAGGATATCGCGGGGGGAGCATGA
- a CDS encoding DUF7549 family protein, which translates to MTLLRTKYAGELAVLATWASALLPWSVSFASRGGISLVVVRWQVFLFQFIFGASLPGEAPFQTVLGAITRESGGVEQAYQVWAVGAVVFLAALAVSVAYYAREEQVEDRLPVDPVRLLGGLLLVSGAVLGASTALLFTRYPGTTVPVGALFLLVFGAVLLRVEQVAS; encoded by the coding sequence ATGACGTTGCTCCGGACGAAGTACGCGGGTGAACTCGCGGTCCTGGCGACGTGGGCGAGCGCGCTGCTGCCGTGGTCGGTGTCGTTCGCCTCGCGAGGCGGCATCTCCCTTGTGGTCGTCCGGTGGCAGGTCTTCCTCTTCCAGTTCATCTTCGGTGCGTCGCTTCCCGGCGAGGCGCCGTTCCAGACGGTACTGGGGGCGATCACTCGCGAGTCGGGTGGCGTCGAGCAGGCGTATCAGGTGTGGGCGGTCGGGGCGGTCGTCTTCCTCGCCGCACTGGCCGTCAGCGTGGCCTACTACGCCCGTGAGGAGCAGGTCGAGGACCGACTTCCGGTCGACCCCGTTCGGTTGCTGGGCGGGCTGTTGCTCGTGAGCGGGGCGGTGCTGGGGGCGTCGACGGCGCTGCTGTTCACCCGCTATCCCGGGACCACGGTTCCGGTCGGGGCCCTGTTCCTGCTCGTGTTCGGGGCCGTCCTGCTCCGGGTCGAACAGGTGGCGTCCTGA
- a CDS encoding NADPH:quinone reductase — translation MRAVRYHDHGGPEQLMVEDVDRPTPGNDEVLVKVRAASVNPVDTYFREGSYAPGRLPWIPGSDAAGVVTAVGDAVTDYDPGDRVFATALGNDRPGTCAEYVAVPTDRLAPLPDRVGFAAAAASALVGVTAWQSLVARCDLDPGERVLVHGGSGGVGHVAVQVAAAAGARITTTARPEYHDDLSELGADDVLDYGRDDLADAIRAAGQPDVVLDHRLDDYLGLDCEVAAFRGRIAAIGNTDPEATFPNVPAHRGKALTVNHVSMFNTPDVARVLGRLAALLERGSLVPQVARTYDLDGVKAAQQAVLDDSFLGKLVVEP, via the coding sequence ATGCGAGCCGTCCGATACCACGACCACGGCGGGCCGGAACAGCTCATGGTTGAGGACGTCGACCGTCCGACCCCCGGCAACGACGAGGTGCTGGTGAAGGTGCGCGCGGCGTCGGTCAACCCCGTGGACACGTACTTCCGGGAGGGGTCGTACGCGCCGGGGCGGCTGCCGTGGATTCCCGGGAGCGACGCTGCCGGCGTGGTGACGGCGGTCGGCGACGCCGTGACCGACTACGACCCGGGCGACCGGGTGTTCGCGACCGCGCTGGGCAACGATCGACCGGGGACGTGCGCCGAGTACGTCGCGGTCCCGACCGACCGACTCGCGCCGCTCCCGGACCGCGTGGGGTTCGCGGCGGCCGCGGCCAGCGCGCTGGTCGGCGTGACGGCGTGGCAGTCGCTGGTCGCGCGGTGCGACCTCGACCCGGGCGAGCGGGTCCTCGTCCATGGCGGGTCGGGCGGCGTCGGCCACGTCGCCGTCCAGGTCGCGGCGGCCGCCGGCGCCCGCATCACGACCACGGCGCGCCCGGAGTACCACGACGACCTCTCCGAACTGGGTGCCGACGACGTGCTGGACTACGGCCGCGACGACCTCGCGGACGCCATCCGTGCGGCTGGCCAGCCCGACGTTGTCCTCGACCACCGGCTCGACGACTACCTGGGGCTGGACTGCGAGGTCGCGGCGTTCCGCGGGCGTATCGCGGCCATCGGCAACACCGACCCCGAGGCGACCTTTCCGAACGTCCCGGCCCATCGCGGCAAGGCGCTGACCGTGAACCACGTCTCGATGTTCAACACGCCCGACGTGGCGCGGGTGCTCGGGCGGCTGGCGGCCCTCCTGGAGCGTGGGTCGCTCGTGCCCCAGGTCGCGCGAACGTACGACCTCGACGGAGTCAAGGCCGCTCAGCAGGCCGTCCTGGACGACTCGTTCCTCGGAAAGCTGGTCGTCGAGCCCTGA
- the moaC gene encoding cyclic pyranopterin monophosphate synthase MoaC — MSDDSPQDHNDPDGPDGDPEVTTHEDGDGLTHVEDGDVQMVDVGDKPDTARRAVARGAIHLQPSTVEAIRADEVGKGDVLATARVGAVQAVKHTWETIPMCHQIPITNVETGFDVHEERVDLEVAVETTGKTGCEMEALEGVTTGLNVVWDMVKAVEKDEDGQYPDTRIDDVRVVTKEKRPLDREE, encoded by the coding sequence ATGAGCGACGACTCGCCACAGGACCACAACGACCCGGACGGCCCGGACGGCGACCCCGAGGTCACCACGCACGAGGACGGCGACGGTCTCACCCACGTCGAGGACGGCGACGTGCAGATGGTGGACGTGGGCGACAAGCCCGACACCGCGCGCCGGGCGGTCGCGCGGGGGGCGATTCACCTCCAGCCCTCGACCGTCGAGGCAATCCGGGCCGACGAGGTCGGGAAGGGCGACGTGCTCGCGACCGCGCGCGTCGGCGCCGTGCAGGCGGTCAAGCACACCTGGGAGACCATCCCGATGTGCCACCAGATCCCCATCACGAACGTCGAGACGGGCTTTGACGTACACGAGGAGCGCGTCGACCTCGAGGTCGCCGTCGAGACCACCGGGAAGACGGGCTGCGAGATGGAGGCGCTGGAGGGCGTGACGACGGGGCTCAACGTCGTCTGGGATATGGTGAAAGCCGTGGAGAAAGACGAGGATGGTCAGTACCCGGACACGCGCATCGACGACGTGCGGGTCGTGACGAAGGAGAAGCGCCCCCTCGACCGAGAGGAGTAG
- a CDS encoding PQQ-binding-like beta-propeller repeat protein, producing the protein MPSRRRFLAAGSAALAVLAGCSTDDTPVDSPTDSPTDPPTDVPTTDRDSPRPTDDDRPTQTPREPRPLDVSGAWPQPGYGSGHAGVAPALGVLDDATTYWRLRRIRSGPPLLADGRLFHFGLTGPSTSGPPTRTASPPTGTGHQPDGTLTLFCRDAREGHERWTRQLPGRMRAGTVSGDRVVVAGEGFLRAYTLTGDLAWERDLGARAASVTTAVDGTVFATTEIPRQGDRDADVRAYAVADGSRRWRRPSPRLQATLAADDDTVYALSSEFQVGSTLTARALADGSERWSIDLDDNGIPEGPYAAGDTVYVAPDDGGVHAFARSDARRRWHYDAETTNVVGVAVDRERAYLVDDGTVRVLDATTGDERDAVTPGSGSGYRGHPAVGSDRIYVGKRGNGGELAALSRTDGTERWTHRFPETVVEGDMMVSGLAAQPVVAEGGVYVFAWDGLYALGPEPN; encoded by the coding sequence ATGCCCTCCAGACGCAGGTTCCTCGCGGCCGGCAGCGCCGCACTCGCGGTCCTCGCCGGCTGCTCGACTGACGACACGCCGGTGGACTCGCCGACGGATTCGCCGACGGACCCACCGACCGATGTCCCGACGACCGACCGTGATTCGCCCAGGCCAACGGACGATGACCGGCCGACCCAGACTCCGCGGGAGCCCCGCCCGCTCGATGTCTCGGGGGCGTGGCCACAGCCCGGCTACGGCTCCGGGCACGCCGGCGTTGCCCCAGCGCTCGGCGTCCTCGACGACGCGACGACCTACTGGCGCCTGCGGCGCATCCGGAGCGGACCACCACTGCTCGCCGACGGGCGCCTGTTCCACTTCGGGTTGACGGGCCCGAGTACGTCCGGCCCGCCGACCCGGACTGCCTCCCCGCCGACGGGGACCGGCCACCAGCCCGACGGGACGCTGACGCTGTTCTGTCGCGACGCGCGCGAGGGGCACGAGCGCTGGACCCGCCAGCTCCCGGGGCGCATGCGCGCCGGAACCGTCTCGGGCGACCGCGTGGTCGTGGCCGGCGAGGGGTTCCTGCGGGCGTACACCCTCACGGGCGACCTGGCCTGGGAGCGCGACCTCGGGGCTCGGGCGGCGTCGGTCACCACGGCCGTCGACGGGACGGTGTTCGCCACCACCGAGATTCCACGACAGGGTGACCGCGACGCGGACGTGCGGGCCTACGCCGTCGCGGATGGCTCCCGCCGCTGGCGACGCCCGTCGCCACGGTTGCAGGCCACGCTCGCGGCGGACGACGACACCGTGTATGCCCTCTCCAGCGAGTTCCAGGTCGGGAGCACGCTCACGGCCCGTGCGCTCGCGGACGGGAGCGAACGCTGGTCCATCGACCTCGACGACAACGGTATCCCGGAGGGGCCGTACGCTGCTGGCGACACCGTCTACGTGGCCCCGGACGACGGCGGCGTCCACGCCTTCGCGCGGTCGGACGCGCGCCGTCGCTGGCACTACGACGCCGAGACGACGAACGTCGTCGGGGTCGCGGTCGACCGCGAGCGGGCGTATCTCGTCGACGACGGGACGGTCCGGGTCCTCGACGCCACGACCGGCGACGAGCGAGACGCCGTGACCCCCGGCAGCGGTTCGGGCTACCGTGGCCACCCGGCCGTCGGGAGCGACCGGATCTACGTCGGGAAGCGTGGGAACGGCGGCGAGCTCGCCGCGCTCTCCCGGACCGACGGAACCGAACGCTGGACCCACCGGTTCCCGGAGACCGTCGTCGAGGGAGATATGATGGTCTCGGGTCTCGCCGCCCAGCCTGTCGTCGCCGAGGGCGGCGTCTACGTGTTCGCGTGGGACGGGCTGTACGCGCTCGGGCCGGAGCCGAACTGA
- a CDS encoding DUF5793 family protein, producing the protein MRRDYFTLDVRNLETDGPPTAHIEFDGPAEQLVDRLTGDDDEPLSPEELDVAFRLQTAAEADDASGVVAVTHRVTGAFVLELNADADDVFRFIDAAREFGKETDGEFRYRVRVTVDDEELLDHEMNVFLVYDPDGELLRGRSLIPSGVEL; encoded by the coding sequence ATGAGGCGCGATTACTTCACGCTGGACGTCCGCAACCTCGAGACGGACGGGCCGCCGACGGCGCACATCGAGTTCGATGGCCCCGCCGAGCAGCTCGTCGACCGCCTCACCGGCGACGACGACGAACCGCTCTCCCCGGAGGAACTCGATGTCGCCTTCCGACTGCAGACCGCCGCCGAGGCCGACGACGCCAGCGGCGTGGTCGCGGTGACCCACCGCGTCACCGGCGCGTTCGTCCTCGAACTCAACGCTGACGCCGACGACGTGTTCCGGTTCATCGACGCCGCCCGGGAGTTCGGCAAGGAGACCGACGGGGAGTTCCGGTACCGCGTCCGCGTCACCGTCGACGACGAGGAACTGCTGGACCACGAGATGAACGTCTTCCTCGTCTACGACCCGGACGGGGAACTGCTGCGCGGACGGTCGCTGATTCCGAGCGGCGTCGAACTCTAA
- a CDS encoding amidohydrolase family protein: protein MVLEGTVLVGREFEPVEGRVVVEDGTIERIERDDVDSDDIILPAFVNAHTHIGDSIAKDAGAGLSLDELVAPPDGLKHRLLRDADRSELVGAMHRSLRYMRQGGTGAFVEFREGGVEGVEAIRDALEGVDIESVVLGRETVDAMEAADGFGASGARDGDFSRERNATREADKLFGIHAGERDAADINPALDLDPDFLVHMVHAEELHFERVEERGTPIVVCPRSNLVTKVGFPPVGDMLERTPVALGTDNVMLNSPSMFREMAFTMKLSDDRVTAPDVLRMATVAGADLAGLNCGCIEPGREPRLLVLDGDSDNLADYRDPVRAVVRRASVSDVKRVTGPGEFDD, encoded by the coding sequence ATGGTTCTGGAGGGGACGGTCCTCGTCGGTCGGGAGTTCGAACCCGTGGAAGGCCGCGTCGTCGTCGAGGACGGCACGATAGAGCGTATCGAGCGCGACGACGTCGACAGCGACGACATCATCCTGCCGGCGTTCGTCAACGCCCACACCCACATCGGCGACTCCATCGCGAAGGACGCCGGCGCCGGCCTCTCGCTGGACGAACTGGTCGCACCGCCGGACGGCCTGAAACACCGCCTCCTCCGCGACGCCGACCGCTCGGAACTCGTCGGGGCCATGCACCGGTCGCTGCGCTACATGCGCCAGGGCGGAACCGGCGCGTTCGTCGAGTTCCGCGAGGGCGGCGTCGAAGGCGTCGAAGCCATCCGTGACGCGCTGGAGGGCGTCGATATCGAGTCGGTCGTCCTCGGCCGGGAGACGGTCGACGCGATGGAAGCGGCCGACGGCTTCGGTGCCTCCGGGGCTCGCGACGGCGACTTCTCCCGGGAACGCAACGCCACCCGCGAGGCAGACAAACTGTTCGGCATCCACGCCGGCGAGCGCGACGCCGCCGACATCAACCCGGCGCTGGACCTCGACCCGGACTTCCTCGTCCACATGGTCCACGCCGAGGAACTCCACTTCGAGCGCGTCGAGGAGCGCGGGACCCCCATCGTCGTCTGCCCGCGCTCGAACCTCGTCACGAAAGTGGGGTTCCCGCCCGTCGGTGACATGCTCGAGCGGACCCCGGTCGCGCTCGGGACGGACAACGTGATGCTCAACTCCCCGTCGATGTTCCGCGAGATGGCGTTCACGATGAAGCTGAGCGACGACCGCGTCACCGCGCCCGACGTGCTGCGGATGGCCACGGTCGCCGGGGCGGACCTCGCGGGGCTGAACTGCGGCTGCATCGAACCCGGGCGCGAGCCCCGGCTCCTCGTGCTCGACGGCGACTCGGACAACCTCGCGGACTATCGTGACCCCGTTCGCGCGGTCGTCCGACGCGCGAGCGTCAGCGACGTCAAGCGCGTGACGGGCCCGGGCGAGTTCGACGACTGA
- a CDS encoding P-II family nitrogen regulator, which translates to MEPVVAVLLVTCLVLGVGAALLGRRVRRLDGTAPGAEPATASGNADRPLGPVARWATDGGEAGSDTPRADASGQGSAGGTRGPKLVLAYVRPDRLEAVKDALAAVGAPSLTVTQVSGRGSQAPEEGQWRGETYTVDLHRKAKVECVVADVPVDDVVEAIADAAHTGDPGDGKVFVLPVERALQIRTGKRGPDAV; encoded by the coding sequence ATGGAGCCCGTCGTCGCGGTCCTCCTGGTGACCTGCCTCGTGCTCGGGGTCGGTGCCGCCCTCCTCGGCCGGCGGGTCCGCCGGCTCGACGGTACGGCCCCGGGGGCCGAACCGGCCACGGCCAGCGGCAACGCCGACCGACCGCTCGGCCCGGTGGCTCGCTGGGCCACCGACGGCGGCGAGGCCGGAAGCGACACGCCGCGCGCCGACGCGTCGGGCCAGGGGAGCGCCGGCGGCACCCGTGGGCCGAAACTCGTGCTGGCCTACGTCCGCCCCGACCGGCTGGAGGCCGTGAAAGACGCACTCGCCGCGGTCGGGGCGCCCTCGCTGACCGTGACGCAGGTGTCGGGCCGCGGGAGTCAAGCCCCCGAAGAGGGCCAGTGGCGTGGCGAGACGTACACCGTCGACCTCCACCGGAAGGCGAAGGTCGAGTGCGTCGTCGCCGACGTCCCCGTCGACGACGTGGTCGAGGCCATCGCCGACGCTGCCCACACCGGCGACCCGGGCGACGGGAAGGTGTTCGTCCTGCCGGTCGAGCGTGCGCTCCAGATCCGGACAGGCAAGCGCGGCCCGGACGCGGTCTGA
- a CDS encoding acylphosphatase, whose translation MTADGDGTRVRAHVFVSGRVQGVTYRATTRREAIERVVDGWVRNLDDGRVEAVFEGPESAVEGMLEYCHEGPTRARVDDVTVEHESPEGITGFEIRR comes from the coding sequence ATGACAGCCGACGGAGACGGTACGCGCGTGCGGGCCCACGTCTTCGTCAGCGGTCGCGTCCAGGGGGTGACCTACCGGGCGACCACCCGGCGCGAGGCCATCGAACGCGTCGTGGACGGCTGGGTCCGCAACCTGGACGACGGCCGCGTCGAGGCCGTCTTCGAGGGGCCCGAGTCGGCGGTCGAGGGGATGCTGGAGTACTGCCATGAGGGCCCGACGCGGGCCCGCGTCGACGACGTAACCGTCGAACATGAGTCGCCCGAGGGAATCACCGGCTTCGAGATCCGCCGATGA
- a CDS encoding class I SAM-dependent methyltransferase, giving the protein MSDRVADSPPEAPRETAQDGDWPTIDWDAFWRAPLTPADRDAMCRRGHDAARLLGDLFVERGVPDSVASVGCGAAVVLLDLAEEFPDTGFFGYDPAPAALELARANDEERRSADDALAPEWGLAEVTFAAAGLPAPGIDRTFDVVYCLNTLDYVPDIERALRDLFALVAEGGLLVFNYPSPARQAWHETHLAAPDDYWLGEHDERWLRRRLRLVDTGENVLTHERVEELLGHEARPVGALLESVAPNPDPVAPVLVVEK; this is encoded by the coding sequence ATGAGCGACCGCGTGGCCGACTCGCCGCCCGAGGCCCCGCGTGAGACCGCCCAGGACGGCGACTGGCCGACTATCGACTGGGACGCGTTCTGGAGAGCGCCGCTCACCCCGGCCGACCGGGACGCGATGTGTCGTCGGGGACACGACGCCGCGCGGCTGCTGGGTGACCTGTTCGTCGAGCGGGGCGTCCCCGACTCGGTCGCCTCGGTCGGCTGTGGGGCGGCCGTCGTCCTGCTCGACCTGGCCGAGGAGTTCCCCGACACCGGGTTCTTCGGCTACGACCCCGCACCCGCCGCGCTCGAACTGGCGCGCGCGAACGACGAGGAACGCCGGTCCGCGGACGACGCGCTGGCTCCCGAGTGGGGGCTCGCCGAGGTGACGTTCGCGGCGGCGGGGCTGCCGGCCCCCGGCATCGACCGGACGTTCGATGTCGTCTACTGTCTGAACACGCTGGACTACGTCCCCGACATCGAGCGGGCGCTGCGTGACCTGTTCGCCCTGGTGGCGGAGGGCGGACTCCTCGTGTTCAACTACCCCTCGCCCGCGCGGCAGGCGTGGCACGAGACCCACCTCGCGGCGCCGGACGACTACTGGCTCGGCGAGCACGACGAGCGCTGGCTCCGGCGGCGCCTGCGGCTGGTCGACACCGGCGAGAACGTGCTGACGCACGAACGGGTCGAGGAGTTGCTGGGTCACGAGGCGCGGCCGGTGGGGGCGTTGCTGGAGAGCGTGGCGCCGAACCCGGACCCCGTCGCACCCGTGCTGGTCGTGGAGAAGTGA
- a CDS encoding FUN14 domain-containing protein, translating to MVDFQALAQTIGINVGTGAVIGGIIGFTAKKVAKIIAILVGLELALFKFLESRQIMTVNWDKLGASFLQAGEAAASQTPPSWLMTILSTLSISGGFAGGFLLGFKKA from the coding sequence ATGGTGGACTTCCAGGCGCTCGCACAGACCATCGGCATCAACGTGGGAACCGGCGCCGTCATCGGGGGGATTATCGGCTTCACAGCGAAGAAAGTGGCCAAGATCATCGCGATTCTCGTCGGTCTCGAGCTGGCCCTGTTCAAGTTCCTCGAATCCCGGCAGATCATGACCGTCAACTGGGACAAGCTCGGTGCGAGCTTCCTGCAGGCCGGCGAGGCGGCCGCCTCGCAGACGCCGCCCTCGTGGCTCATGACCATCCTCTCGACGCTCTCCATCAGTGGTGGCTTCGCCGGCGGCTTCCTGCTCGGGTTCAAGAAGGCCTGA